The proteins below come from a single Anaerolineae bacterium genomic window:
- a CDS encoding sulfatase-like hydrolase/transferase has protein sequence MKRRPNVILVVLDTQRVDRLSCYGYTRETSPSLDQFAERATLFEQAISPAQWTIPAHVSMFTGQYPLLHQTVQSDRAIPPTLPTITEILRDHGYLTFAFCNNPLVGVLNNGIQRGFDRFYNYASFVPDVVPAPKVAPNPVARGVEAVRRGIAQAVHAIERQFGKSERLLALSQESFFVPFWSRLGNFKGDVIRSMRDVERYVRAFYPDSDETPFFMFINLMETHLPYWPALPFVRKYAQWVSRDKEARRFISRFNTQAYRWATPIVQPLSDMELAAIQAMYDAEVAFQDHHLGRLFDTLNDLHAWDDTLVIVVADHGEGFGEHHYMGHAFTLFQEVVHVPLVVHFPGGEFAGRRIAEPVSTRRIFHTILEHAGIPSEDPLGTAEELSLRSTVRGRTPARERVISEAYSPTNFVSVIERRDPEILEPYKCLSLWRALYAGYDKLIAVDDAPDGLYDLRTDPLERRNLIQTSPKASRLFDELHRFTEEQEHFAFEAAHAGTYRAEEEEEIRRRLRGLGYMD, from the coding sequence ATGAAACGTCGTCCGAATGTGATTCTGGTAGTGCTGGACACCCAACGAGTGGATCGGCTGTCCTGCTACGGCTACACGCGTGAGACCAGCCCATCTTTGGACCAGTTTGCGGAGCGCGCCACGCTGTTCGAGCAGGCCATATCGCCGGCGCAGTGGACCATCCCCGCCCATGTGTCCATGTTTACCGGCCAGTATCCCCTCCTGCACCAGACGGTGCAGTCCGACCGGGCCATCCCGCCCACCCTGCCCACCATCACCGAGATCCTGCGGGACCACGGCTATCTCACCTTCGCTTTCTGCAACAACCCGCTGGTGGGGGTGCTGAACAACGGCATTCAGCGGGGGTTTGACCGCTTCTATAACTACGCCAGCTTTGTGCCGGATGTGGTGCCGGCGCCCAAAGTCGCGCCCAACCCGGTGGCACGGGGCGTTGAGGCCGTGCGCAGAGGCATTGCCCAGGCAGTGCACGCCATCGAGCGGCAGTTCGGCAAGTCGGAGCGCCTGCTGGCCCTCTCGCAGGAGTCCTTCTTCGTGCCCTTCTGGTCGCGGCTGGGCAACTTCAAGGGGGATGTGATCCGCTCCATGCGCGATGTGGAGCGCTATGTGCGCGCCTTTTACCCCGACTCAGACGAGACCCCCTTCTTCATGTTCATCAACCTGATGGAGACGCACCTGCCTTATTGGCCGGCGCTGCCCTTCGTGCGCAAGTATGCCCAGTGGGTCAGCCGGGACAAAGAGGCGCGGCGCTTTATCAGCCGCTTCAACACGCAGGCCTACCGCTGGGCCACCCCCATCGTCCAGCCCCTCAGCGACATGGAACTGGCCGCCATCCAGGCCATGTACGACGCCGAGGTCGCCTTCCAAGACCATCATCTCGGCCGGCTGTTCGATACCCTCAACGACCTGCACGCCTGGGACGATACCCTGGTCATCGTGGTGGCGGACCATGGAGAGGGGTTCGGCGAGCACCACTACATGGGCCACGCCTTCACCCTGTTCCAGGAAGTGGTGCACGTGCCGCTGGTGGTGCACTTCCCAGGCGGGGAATTCGCCGGCCGGCGCATCGCCGAACCGGTCTCCACCCGCCGCATCTTCCACACCATCCTGGAGCATGCCGGCATCCCCTCCGAGGACCCGCTGGGCACCGCCGAGGAGCTGAGCCTGCGCTCCACGGTACGGGGGCGCACGCCGGCCCGCGAGCGGGTCATCTCCGAGGCCTATTCCCCCACCAACTTCGTCAGCGTCATCGAGCGCCGTGATCCGGAGATATTGGAGCCGTACAAGTGCCTGTCCCTGTGGCGCGCCCTCTATGCCGGCTATGACAAGCTCATTGCCGTGGACGACGCCCCGGATGGACTGTATGACCTCCGCACCGATCCGCTGGAGCGCCGCAACCTTATCCAGACGTCCCCCAAGGCCAGCCGGCTCTTCGACGAACTGCACCGCTTCACCGAAGAACAGGAACATTTCGCCTTTGAGGCGGCCCATGCTGGCACGTACCGGGCGGAAGAGGAAGAGGAGATCCGCCGGCGGCTGCGCGGCCTGGGGTATATGGATTGA
- a CDS encoding CBS domain-containing protein: protein MYLLLVVLEDVDILPKLLDRWHAIGIPGTTIVRSMGGYHAISWLERLGLTVLGREVEEETQQRLLISVIPDEELLEQAIAEAEQLVGSFDRPHSGILFVLPVLRTLGVHKRRPPSPEELAATAPAPPPTAERERIRCIPISQVLSMRPIQPAIVHPDDSLMSVAQEMIRHPDARLACVVNEEGRLIGIIRAQLLASELLMHIMPEEFLQQMSELEEALEYASLFKARSAGDLMEEPVFVHAGDPLREAFAKLHKHKLPGLPVVDQTRHVIGYVDTLNMLALVTAGELPPCSEKRP from the coding sequence ATGTATCTTCTGCTGGTAGTGCTGGAGGATGTGGACATCCTCCCGAAACTATTAGATCGCTGGCACGCCATCGGCATCCCAGGCACCACCATCGTGCGCAGTATGGGGGGCTATCACGCCATTTCCTGGCTGGAGCGCCTGGGCCTGACTGTGCTGGGCAGGGAGGTCGAAGAGGAGACACAACAGCGTCTTCTCATCTCCGTGATCCCCGACGAAGAACTGCTGGAACAGGCCATTGCCGAAGCGGAGCAGTTGGTCGGGAGCTTTGACCGTCCCCACAGCGGCATCCTCTTTGTCCTGCCGGTACTGCGCACGCTGGGCGTGCATAAGCGCCGGCCGCCCTCCCCGGAGGAGCTGGCGGCCACCGCGCCGGCGCCCCCGCCGACGGCAGAGCGGGAGCGCATCCGCTGTATCCCGATCTCCCAGGTGCTCTCCATGCGCCCGATTCAGCCGGCCATCGTCCACCCCGATGATTCCCTGATGAGCGTGGCGCAGGAGATGATCCGCCATCCGGATGCGCGCCTGGCCTGTGTGGTCAATGAGGAAGGCCGGCTCATCGGCATCATCCGCGCCCAGCTCCTGGCCAGCGAACTGCTGATGCACATCATGCCGGAGGAATTCCTCCAGCAAATGTCGGAGCTGGAAGAGGCGCTGGAATATGCCTCGCTGTTCAAGGCCCGCAGTGCCGGCGACCTGATGGAGGAGCCAGTCTTCGTCCATGCCGGCGATCCCCTCCGAGAAGCCTTTGCCAAACTGCACAAGCACAAACTGCCCGGCCTGCCGGTCGTGGACCAGACCCGCCATGTCATCGGCTATGTGGACACCCTGAATATGCTCGCCCTGGTTACCGCCGGCGAACTGCCCCCCTGCTCCGAGAAGCGCCCATGA
- a CDS encoding ArsB/NhaD family transporter: MTFPAIFTAVIFVLAYAIIATERLHRTVVALAGGMLLILAGILSQEEAFSAIDFNVIFLLVGMMVIADIMSETGVFQWIAVQSVNAGRGRPLLIMAMLCLVTAGASAILDNVTIVVLIAPITLFIASALHVSPIPFLVAEIMSSNIGGAATIIGDPPNILVASAANLDFLTFVGNMLPITLVCLGTLIGILALEIRREIDPTPVVSHLDASGLITDRRLLRQSLVVMGLVLVGFIFHGMLGLEPATIAMAGASLLLIITRRDPFEHLREVEWTTLFFFIGLFIMVEAMVKTGIITAIAGAVLNITKGNLRLTANLLLWFSALFSGIVDNIPYTATLIPLVQQLGKVMPAGPLWWALVMGADFGGNLTLVGASANLVVATVAQRAGYPISFKRYLSYSLISTLAVLLLSTLYLWLRYLL; this comes from the coding sequence ATGACCTTCCCCGCCATCTTCACCGCCGTCATATTTGTCCTGGCATATGCCATCATTGCGACCGAGAGGCTCCACCGCACGGTCGTGGCGCTGGCCGGCGGCATGCTCCTGATCCTCGCCGGCATCCTCTCCCAGGAAGAGGCGTTCTCCGCCATTGACTTCAACGTCATCTTCCTGCTGGTCGGAATGATGGTCATCGCCGATATCATGAGTGAGACCGGCGTGTTTCAGTGGATCGCCGTGCAGTCGGTGAACGCCGGCCGCGGCCGGCCGCTTCTCATCATGGCGATGCTGTGCCTGGTCACCGCCGGCGCCTCCGCCATCCTGGACAACGTCACCATTGTGGTGCTCATCGCGCCCATCACGCTGTTCATCGCCTCCGCCCTGCACGTCAGCCCTATCCCGTTCCTCGTGGCGGAGATTATGTCGTCGAACATCGGCGGCGCGGCGACCATTATCGGCGACCCGCCCAACATCCTGGTGGCGAGCGCGGCCAACCTGGACTTCCTGACCTTCGTCGGCAACATGCTCCCCATCACCCTAGTGTGTCTGGGAACGCTTATCGGCATATTGGCTCTGGAGATCCGACGCGAGATTGACCCCACCCCGGTCGTCTCCCACCTCGATGCCAGCGGCCTTATCACCGACCGACGCTTACTGCGTCAATCCCTTGTCGTCATGGGCCTGGTGCTGGTCGGGTTCATCTTCCATGGTATGTTGGGGCTGGAGCCGGCTACCATCGCCATGGCCGGCGCCTCTCTGCTCCTCATTATCACCCGCCGAGACCCCTTTGAACACCTGCGCGAGGTGGAATGGACCACGCTCTTCTTTTTCATCGGCCTGTTCATCATGGTGGAGGCCATGGTCAAGACCGGCATCATCACTGCCATTGCCGGCGCTGTCCTGAATATCACCAAGGGAAACCTGCGGCTGACCGCCAATCTCCTGCTGTGGTTTTCCGCCCTGTTCTCCGGCATCGTGGACAATATCCCCTACACAGCCACTCTGATCCCTCTGGTACAGCAGTTGGGGAAGGTCATGCCGGCGGGGCCGCTGTGGTGGGCGCTGGTTATGGGGGCAGACTTCGGGGGAAACCTGACGCTGGTGGGGGCTTCGGCCAATTTGGTGGTGGCGACCGTCGCCCAGCGAGCCGGCTATCCCATTTCCTTTAAACGCTACCTCTCATACAGTCTGATCAGCACGCTGGCGGTGCTGTTGCTCTCCACGCTGTACCTCTGGCTGCGCTATTTGCTCTGA